AGAATGCGCGCGTAGGCAATCAGCAGGCCGTTGATGAGCCCGAGGATGGCGGCGGCGGCCACGGCGCCCAGCAGCGCGGGCCACAGACCAAAAGGGCTGAGCAGCGCGGCGATGACGCTTGCGAAGGCGGCAACACTGCCCACCGACAGATCGATGCCGCCGGAGATGATCACGAAGGTCATGCCCAGGGCGATCAGGCCGAACATCGAGTTGTACGACAGCACGGTCGAGACGTTGTAGACCGACAAGAAACCTTCGTAGCGCAGGGCACCGAAGATGACGAGCAGCGCCAGTGCGGCCAGCACGCCGTAGCGTTGCAGCAGGCTGGCCCAGCGGGCGCGTCGGGTGAGGCTGGCCGGGGGTGTGGAAGTCGCGGTGGTCATGGGCTCCTTTCAGTGGATGCGGACCGCTCAGTGCTGCTGGCGCTGCACATAGACCGCGAGCAGAATGATGCCGGCCTTGACGACCAGCGCGGCCGCGTCGGGCACCCCTTTGGCCAGCAGGGTATAGCGAATCAGCTGAATGATCAGCGCGCCCAGCAGGGTGCCGATCACCGTGGCGCGCCCGCCCGTGAGGGCCGTTCCCCCGACGGCCACGGCCGCGATGGCGTCAAGTTCCATGTTGAGGCCCACCTGGTTGGCGTCGCTGGACGAGTTGATGGCAATCACGATCAGGCCGGCCAGGCCCGCCAGCAGACCACTGATGGCGTACACCGCCAGTTTCACGCGCCCGACTGGCACTCCGGAAAGCCGTGCGGCTTTTTCGTTGCCGCCCACAGCCAGCACCTGCCGACCGAAGATGGTCCGCGCCATGATCCAGGCAAAAAGGGCCACGACCAGCAGCATCAGCACCACCTGAAAGGGAATGCCAAACGGGCGCCCCAGGCCGATGTACTGAAAGGCACCGTTGGAAAAGACCTGCAGATTGCCGTTGGTCATGACCTGCGCGATGCCGCGTCCCGCGATGAACAGAATCAGGGTGGCGATGAAGGGCTGAATGCCAAAACGTGAAACGAGTGCGCCGTTGAAGAGCCCGAAGGCGCCCGCGACCAGCACCGGCACCGTGAAGGCCAGCATCAGGCCCAGCACGGGATTGCCCAGCGGCGGGTTCATGAAGAGCATCGGCGCGAGGGCGCCCGCGATGGCCATCAGCGCGCCCACCGAAAGGTCGATGCCGCCTGTGGCGATCACCAGCGTCATGCCGACGCCGACGATCACGATGGTCGCGACCTGGGTCATGTTCACGTAAAAGGTCTGGGCAGTCAGAAAATTCGGGGTAAAGATCGCGTTGAACAGCACCAGCAGCACCAGCGCGACGAGGGCGCCCACAATCTGCCCGTTGCCGCGCCACCAGTTGTTGCGCCCGGCACGGGACCGCGGCAGTGAAGGAGCGGTTCCGGCATTCGGGTCAGGCATGCGCGCCTCCCTGAGAAGCCACAGAAGCCACACTCGCCCCTTCGCCGTGCGCCATGACCTGCATGATGGCGTCCTGCGAAAGTTCGGCGCGCGGCAGTTCGGCCACGGTGTGCCCGTCACGCAGCACGAACACGCGCGAGGCTCCTTCGGCCAGTTCCTCGAGTTCACTGGAGATCATCAGCACGCCCAGCCCGCCCTGCGCGAGCTCGCTGAGCAGCGCCTGAATTTCACCTTTGGCACCCACGTCGATGCCCCGGGTGGGTTCGTCGAGAATCAGCAGCTTGGGGTTGAGACACAGCCAGCGGGCGAGCAGCACCTTCTGCTGATTGCCGCCGGAGAGTTCACGAATCTTCTGGTCCGGTCCGCTGGTTTTGATGCCCAGACGCGCGATAAAGCGATCCACGATCTCGGCCTGCCGGGCGGCGTCCACGATGCCGGCGCGCGAAAGGGCGGGCAGCAGCGCCAGCGTCAGGTTCTCGCGCACGCTCATGTGCGGAATGATGCCCTCGGTCTTGCGGTCTTCCGAGCAGAAACCGATGCCGTGCCCGATCGCGTCGGCGGGAGCGTGCAGGTGAACGGGCCGTCCGTTCAGGTGAATCTCGCCGCCCTGCAGTTCGTCGGCACCGAACAGCGCGCGGGCCGTCTCGGTACGACCGGAGCCCAGCAGGCCCGCCAGGCCGACGATTTCTCCTGGGCGGACGTTCACGTGCGCGTTTCGCAGGGCGGGGCCCGTCTGAAGACCGCGCGCGTCGAGCAGCAGTTCGTCGCTGGTGGCCTGCGTCTGGGCGAAGGCGGTTTCACCTTGGCGGCGCAGTTCACCGATTTCCTTGCCGAGCATGCGCGCCACGAGCTCGAGTTTGCTGATCTCACGCATGTCGCGCTCGTCGACCGTGCGGCCGTCACGCATGATGGTGACGCGGTCGCATACCGCGTACAGTTCGTCGAGGCGGTGCGAGACGAAAATGACGCTGACACCGTCCTGCTTGAGCTGGCGAATCACGCCGAACAGCGTCTCGACTTCGCGCTCGTCAAGCGAGGAGGTCGGCTCGTCCATGATCACGAGGCGGCTCTGGAATGACACGGCGCGCGCGATGGCGACCATCTGCTGCACGGCAATGCTCTGCGCTCCAAGGGGCTCGGTGACGTCGACGTGAATATCGAAGCGCGCGAGCAACTGCCGCGACTCGGTGTGCATGCGCCGCCCGTCGATCAGGGGGCCGCGCCGGGGTTCACGCCCGAGAAAGATGTTCTCGGCCACCGAGCGGAAGCCCACCAGATTGACTTCCTGGTAGATGGTGCTGATGCCTCCCCGCTGGGCCGCGCCGGGCGAATGAAATTCCACTTCCTTTCCGGCGAGCCGGATGGAGCCATGGTCCTTGCGGTAGGCGCCGGTCAGCACCTTGATCATGGTGCTTTTGCCCGCCCCGTTCTGACCGATCAACGCGTGCACTTCGGCGCTTCCCACGCGGAGCGAGGCGTCCTGCAAGGCCAGGACACCCGGGAAGGTCTTGGTGATGTTTTCCATCACGAGCAGGGGTTCTGTCTCTGTCACAAAGCTCCTTGTGTTTCCAGGTGCGGACCGTTCCCGAGAAATGACCCGGCGGAGCAGATACGACCGGTGGTGCGGCCCGACGACACGGCGCAAAAGGCAGGTTCACGGTGTTCCTTTTCCGTGAACCTGCCCGAACTCAATCACCTGGTGATGGCCGCGGCCTCAGGGCACGCCCGGCTCAGTACGCCGAGGACAGCAGCTGCTTGGCGTTTTCGGCCGTGAATTCACGGTCCGGGTTGATGATCTTGGCAGGAATTTTCTTGCCGGCCGCGTAGGCAGCGAGGGTTTCGAACGCTTTGGGCCCGAACTTGGGGTTGCACTCGACGATGTAGTTGATCTTGCCGTCGGCGACCAGCTGCACCGCTTCGCGGCCTCCATCGATCGAGAGCACCATGACGTCCTTGCCGGGCTTCTTGCCGGCGGCTTCCAGCGCGGCGATGGCGCCGATGGCCATCTCGTCGTTGTGGGCATACACGACGTTCACGTCCGGATGGGCCTGCAGCAGGGTCTGCATGACCTGACGGCCCTTGTCGCGCGCGAAGTCTCCGGTCTGCGAAGCAAGGATCTTCATGCCCGCCTGACCTTTGATGGCGTTCTCGAAACCGGTGCGGCGGTCGTTGGCGGGGCTCGATCCGGTGGTGCCCTCAAGCTGAATGATCTTGGCCTGTCCGTTGGTTTTCTTGACCAGCCACTCGCCGACCCGGCGGCCCTCCTCGATGAAGTCCGAGCCGATGAAGGTCACGTAGTCGGTGCCGGCCTTGGCA
The Deinococcus peraridilitoris DSM 19664 genome window above contains:
- a CDS encoding ABC transporter permease, which translates into the protein MPDPNAGTAPSLPRSRAGRNNWWRGNGQIVGALVALVLLVLFNAIFTPNFLTAQTFYVNMTQVATIVIVGVGMTLVIATGGIDLSVGALMAIAGALAPMLFMNPPLGNPVLGLMLAFTVPVLVAGAFGLFNGALVSRFGIQPFIATLILFIAGRGIAQVMTNGNLQVFSNGAFQYIGLGRPFGIPFQVVLMLLVVALFAWIMARTIFGRQVLAVGGNEKAARLSGVPVGRVKLAVYAISGLLAGLAGLIVIAINSSSDANQVGLNMELDAIAAVAVGGTALTGGRATVIGTLLGALIIQLIRYTLLAKGVPDAAALVVKAGIILLAVYVQRQQH
- a CDS encoding sugar ABC transporter ATP-binding protein translates to MTETEPLLVMENITKTFPGVLALQDASLRVGSAEVHALIGQNGAGKSTMIKVLTGAYRKDHGSIRLAGKEVEFHSPGAAQRGGISTIYQEVNLVGFRSVAENIFLGREPRRGPLIDGRRMHTESRQLLARFDIHVDVTEPLGAQSIAVQQMVAIARAVSFQSRLVIMDEPTSSLDEREVETLFGVIRQLKQDGVSVIFVSHRLDELYAVCDRVTIMRDGRTVDERDMREISKLELVARMLGKEIGELRRQGETAFAQTQATSDELLLDARGLQTGPALRNAHVNVRPGEIVGLAGLLGSGRTETARALFGADELQGGEIHLNGRPVHLHAPADAIGHGIGFCSEDRKTEGIIPHMSVRENLTLALLPALSRAGIVDAARQAEIVDRFIARLGIKTSGPDQKIRELSGGNQQKVLLARWLCLNPKLLILDEPTRGIDVGAKGEIQALLSELAQGGLGVLMISSELEELAEGASRVFVLRDGHTVAELPRAELSQDAIMQVMAHGEGASVASVASQGGAHA
- a CDS encoding ABC transporter substrate-binding protein translates to MKRKTAVSLILAAAAVGAPVIAYAQGLPKLAQKKTYKVGFAQTESNNPWRLAQTKSMQDEAKRLGHQLVYTDAAGSAAKQVSDVDSMIAQRVDAIFLAPREEKPLAAAVKKARAAGIPVILLDRNVDQKLAKAGTDYVTFIGSDFIEEGRRVGEWLVKKTNGQAKIIQLEGTTGSSPANDRRTGFENAIKGQAGMKILASQTGDFARDKGRQVMQTLLQAHPDVNVVYAHNDEMAIGAIAALEAAGKKPGKDVMVLSIDGGREAVQLVADGKINYIVECNPKFGPKAFETLAAYAAGKKIPAKIINPDREFTAENAKQLLSSAY